Within Amycolatopsis sp. cg5, the genomic segment TATAAAGTGGAAGCGCGCCGCGGAGGGGACTTGTGCGGTACCCGGCGGGCCATGTCGGTCCCCCTCGCGGCGACTACAGGCCGTAGGCTCGAAGGATGAGCGCGGCATCAACCACCGACCATCCGATGGTCGAAACCCGGCACCAGACGCAGCTGCTCACGCTGCTGCGGGACGAGGGCCCGATGTCCCGGGTCGAGCTGGGGGAGCGGCTGGAACTGCCGCGTGCGCGGGTGGCCGTCGAGGTGGGCAGGCTCGCCGAGATCGGGCTGGTCGAGACGGCTGGGCCGTCGGCGAGCCGTGGCGGGCGGCGGTCGACGCTGGTGCGGCTCGATCCCGGGCTGCGGGTGCTGGCGGTGGACATCGGGGCGACGTCGGTCGGGGTCGCGGTGACCGATGCTTCGTGCGAGGTGCTGACGCATACCGTCGAGGACTGCGATGTGCGGCAGGGGCCGCATCCGGTGTTGCGCCGGGTGGCGGAACTCGCCGTCAAGGTCAGGGAAGAGGTGCCCGGCAAGCTGATCGCCGCCGGGATAGGGCTGCCGGGGCCGGTGAGTTTCGCCGAGGGGATGGCGGTCGCGCCGCCGATCATGCCGGGGTGGGACCGGTTTTCCGTGCGTGATCACCTCGGCGGACTGTGGAGCTGCCCGGTGACCGTCGACAACGACGTGAACGCGATGGCGCTCGGCGAGCGGCACGCGGGGGTCGCGCGGTCGACCGATGACCTCGTGTTCGTGAAGATCGGGACCGGGATCGGCTGCGGGATCGTGTTGGGCGGCAAGGTGTACCGGGGTGTCGCGGGCACCGCGGGCGACATCGGGCAC encodes:
- a CDS encoding ROK family protein encodes the protein MSAASTTDHPMVETRHQTQLLTLLRDEGPMSRVELGERLELPRARVAVEVGRLAEIGLVETAGPSASRGGRRSTLVRLDPGLRVLAVDIGATSVGVAVTDASCEVLTHTVEDCDVRQGPHPVLRRVAELAVKVREEVPGKLIAAGIGLPGPVSFAEGMAVAPPIMPGWDRFSVRDHLGGLWSCPVTVDNDVNAMALGERHAGVARSTDDLVFVKIGTGIGCGIVLGGKVYRGVAGTAGDIGHIRLDDYGPTCACGEVGCLEAYFGGAALARDGLTLARSGRSAFLAEAAAEHGTVTAQDVGRAAASGDFGAVNLIRDGGRRLGQVVASLVCFINPGMVVIGGGVAQLGHQLLAEVRGAVYRRSLPLATGNLPIVLSELGDTAGVIGAAWSATDRAFTLSS